The Ignavibacteria bacterium genome window below encodes:
- the ruvX gene encoding Holliday junction resolvase RuvX: MMNAVRNKNNGYRRILGIDYGRVRVGVSVSDPLQIIAQVVGTIHNTPQLFEEISVLVKQYNVETIVVGNPLTMKGNVADITREVHQFASTLRNVFDGNVILFDERLTSIQAQNVIRETASRKQQRNKATVDKVAAVFILQNYLDSKKFS; the protein is encoded by the coding sequence ATGATGAATGCAGTGAGGAATAAGAATAACGGATACCGTAGAATCCTTGGCATTGATTACGGAAGAGTTCGCGTTGGTGTATCTGTAAGCGACCCGTTACAAATTATTGCGCAAGTTGTCGGAACTATTCACAATACTCCACAGTTGTTCGAAGAAATTTCTGTGTTAGTAAAACAATATAATGTTGAAACCATAGTTGTTGGAAACCCGTTAACGATGAAAGGAAATGTAGCGGACATTACACGGGAAGTACATCAGTTTGCTTCAACGTTGCGAAATGTTTTTGACGGTAACGTGATATTATTTGATGAGCGATTAACGAGCATACAAGCGCAAAATGTCATTCGAGAAACAGCATCAAGAAAACAACAACGAAACAAAGCCACTGTTGACAAAGTTGCTGCAGTTTTTATTTTGCAAAATTACCTTGATTCAAAAAAGTTTTCTTAA